From the genome of Argonema galeatum A003/A1, one region includes:
- a CDS encoding response regulator has protein sequence MTTVLIVEDEAINVKVFSKILTKGGGLGVRHTEDVEEVIQIAQSGEAQIVLMDVSLGNSYYRGKPMNGLQITQMLKANPETAKLPVILVTAHANEGDRENLLEQSGADGYIPKPVVDHQDFLNQIRAMLPKI, from the coding sequence ATGACAACCGTTCTGATTGTTGAAGATGAGGCTATAAACGTTAAAGTTTTCTCTAAGATTTTGACTAAGGGAGGCGGCTTAGGGGTACGCCACACCGAAGATGTAGAAGAAGTAATCCAAATTGCCCAATCTGGGGAAGCGCAGATCGTTCTGATGGACGTTTCTCTGGGTAACAGTTATTACCGGGGTAAGCCAATGAACGGTCTTCAGATCACTCAAATGCTGAAAGCTAACCCGGAAACCGCTAAACTACCTGTGATTTTAGTTACAGCGCACGCGAACGAGGGCGATCGCGAAAACTTGCTCGAACAAAGCGGTGCGGATGGTTACATCCCCAAGCCAGTGGTCGATCATCAAGACTTTTTGAATCAGATCCGGGCAATGCTACCAAAAATCTAA
- a CDS encoding NACHT domain-containing protein, which yields MAKRSLQVSQEGIKEAKKAFTRAGLTQKQLGERVGCTRQTIGKFFQGKSVDSYIFREICFQLELDWEKIAAPEPAENNLSPSTDIDALVQDIREKLRPTIQQRCSTIRVLDMTQPIGLTDIYTNVNILEQITGCRPLTIAELMQVFDPDSGNFDRFGLSRITRKRVPGLEAVKFYPKLMVLGKPGSGKTTFLKYLAIQCCYGNFLNHLVPIFITLRDFAEAKNHSVNIELIDQMLLNSGITDIQLTELLKHGKTLILLDGLDEVREEDASRVIKQIQEFSDRYQSNRFVITCRIAAQEYTFEKFTEVEVADFNHNQIKAFATKWFQVKENRSSIILSAEEEIQANTAARFIQQLQSNPSIKELATNPLLLTLLCLEFEDAGDFPADRAELYKRGITTLLRKWDAKRGIERDRVYKKLSVQRKEDLLSQIALTTFERKDYFFKQQAAESYIGNFIRNLSDAQTDSEILHLDSSALLKSLEAQHGILVERARGIYSFSHLTFHEYFTARKIVSSSEPQALEKALQNLVSHITDKYWQEVFLLAVGMLQPADYLLQLMKKQVDLLVAGDESLHQFLMWVRDKSLSVKVPYKPAAVRAFYFNLAYDRHPQRDSVGYRDPELIRTLDRRLFTLVILGNIRALEVGLDDILALLCDRTFKLDLNNYPYASTYAFKGAFFLACDRALYLEPKLGQALQELKNLLPDPDADKWKFKQWWEANSQAWIEQLISAIIKYRNIGHNWQFSKQQKKLLQAYYNANKLLVECLNTDCYVSRDVRQEIEDNLLLPIAEIERQKG from the coding sequence ATGGCAAAGCGATCGCTCCAGGTATCTCAAGAAGGTATAAAAGAGGCAAAAAAAGCCTTCACTCGCGCCGGATTGACGCAAAAACAGCTTGGCGAGCGAGTAGGTTGCACTCGCCAGACAATTGGCAAGTTTTTCCAAGGAAAGTCGGTCGATAGTTACATTTTTAGGGAAATCTGCTTTCAGCTTGAGTTGGATTGGGAAAAGATAGCTGCACCTGAGCCTGCTGAAAATAATCTTAGCCCTAGCACCGATATTGACGCCCTCGTGCAAGACATCCGAGAGAAGCTACGCCCCACCATCCAACAGAGGTGTAGCACAATACGAGTGCTAGATATGACCCAACCCATCGGTTTAACCGACATCTACACCAATGTCAACATTCTAGAGCAAATCACTGGGTGCAGACCGCTGACAATTGCTGAGCTGATGCAAGTATTCGATCCAGATTCGGGAAATTTCGATCGCTTTGGACTGAGCAGAATTACCAGAAAACGAGTACCAGGGCTAGAAGCTGTAAAATTTTACCCTAAGCTGATGGTATTGGGCAAGCCCGGATCGGGTAAGACAACATTTTTAAAGTATTTGGCAATTCAGTGCTGTTATGGTAATTTTCTCAACCATTTAGTGCCAATTTTTATCACCCTCAGAGACTTCGCAGAGGCAAAAAATCATAGCGTTAACATCGAATTAATTGACCAGATGTTGTTGAATTCTGGCATTACAGATATTCAACTAACTGAGTTGCTCAAACACGGCAAAACATTAATATTACTTGATGGTTTGGATGAAGTCAGAGAAGAAGATGCCAGCCGAGTTATCAAGCAGATTCAGGAATTTTCCGATCGTTACCAAAGCAATCGATTTGTTATCACCTGCCGCATAGCAGCGCAGGAGTATACTTTTGAAAAATTCACAGAGGTAGAAGTTGCCGATTTTAATCATAACCAAATTAAGGCATTTGCAACCAAGTGGTTTCAAGTCAAAGAAAATCGATCTTCAATTATTTTATCTGCTGAGGAAGAGATTCAAGCTAATACAGCCGCTCGATTCATACAACAACTGCAATCAAATCCTTCAATTAAAGAACTGGCGACAAATCCTTTGCTGTTGACCCTGCTGTGTTTAGAATTTGAAGATGCCGGTGATTTCCCAGCCGATCGCGCAGAATTATACAAACGAGGCATTACTACTCTACTGAGAAAATGGGATGCCAAACGCGGTATTGAGCGCGATCGAGTTTATAAAAAGCTGTCGGTACAGCGCAAGGAAGATTTACTCAGTCAAATTGCCTTGACTACTTTTGAGCGCAAAGATTATTTTTTTAAACAACAGGCTGCTGAATCTTATATTGGAAATTTTATTCGCAATTTATCCGATGCCCAAACTGACTCGGAAATTCTGCACTTAGATAGCTCGGCGTTGTTGAAATCGCTTGAAGCACAGCATGGAATCTTAGTAGAAAGAGCTAGGGGTATTTATTCTTTTTCTCATCTGACATTTCACGAGTATTTTACAGCTAGGAAAATTGTCAGCAGTTCCGAACCGCAGGCGTTAGAAAAAGCTTTACAAAATTTGGTCAGCCATATTACGGATAAATACTGGCAAGAAGTATTTTTATTAGCAGTAGGGATGTTACAGCCTGCTGATTATCTGTTGCAATTAATGAAAAAGCAGGTTGATTTGCTTGTAGCTGGTGATGAAAGTTTGCATCAATTTTTGATGTGGGTAAGAGATAAATCGCTTTCTGTCAAGGTTCCTTATAAGCCTGCTGCTGTGCGGGCTTTTTACTTTAATCTTGCCTACGATCGCCACCCTCAGCGCGATTCAGTTGGTTACCGCGATCCAGAATTGATCCGCACCCTCGATCGTCGCCTTTTTACTCTAGTTATTTTAGGCAATATCCGCGCCCTTGAGGTCGGTCTTGATGATATCCTTGCTCTGCTTTGCGATCGCACTTTTAAGCTCGATCTGAATAATTATCCCTATGCTTCCACTTATGCTTTTAAAGGGGCTTTTTTCCTGGCGTGCGATCGCGCCCTTTACCTCGAACCTAAGTTAGGACAAGCTTTGCAAGAACTCAAAAACCTACTTCCAGATCCCGATGCTGACAAGTGGAAATTTAAACAATGGTGGGAAGCTAATAGTCAAGCTTGGATAGAGCAATTAATATCAGCAATAATTAAGTATCGCAATATAGGTCACAATTGGCAGTTCAGCAAACAGCAAAAAAAGTTGCTTCAAGCTTATTACAACGCGAATAAGTTACTGGTGGAGTGCTTGAATACCGATTGTTATGTGAGTCGCGACGTGCGACAGGAAATAGAGGATAATTTGTTATTACCAATTGCAGAGATAGAGCGACAAAAAGGGTGA
- a CDS encoding cyclic nucleotide-binding domain-containing protein — translation MEKVLFILGELSDDDIDWMLQTGKREEVPANTVLIEQGKPIDTLYLLLEGTLTVSIATLDNKEIATLSSGEMVGEMSFIDSRPPSATVKTIENSLLLSIPRRQLATRLQQDNGFCSRFYRALAILLSIRLRGTIGQLGYGKVSPHDGNIDVEQLNPNILDNIAIARTRFDWMLRRLRDN, via the coding sequence ATGGAAAAAGTCCTTTTTATTCTAGGGGAACTGAGCGATGACGACATTGATTGGATGCTACAGACGGGTAAGCGCGAGGAAGTTCCTGCCAACACCGTCCTGATAGAACAAGGAAAACCCATCGACACGCTGTACCTCCTCCTGGAAGGAACCTTGACTGTTTCTATTGCTACCCTGGATAATAAAGAAATTGCCACATTGTCAAGCGGCGAGATGGTGGGAGAAATGTCCTTCATAGATTCCCGCCCGCCTTCTGCCACAGTTAAGACGATTGAAAACTCACTCTTGCTGTCGATTCCCCGACGGCAATTAGCGACAAGACTACAACAGGATAATGGATTTTGCTCCCGTTTTTACCGAGCCCTGGCGATATTGCTTTCGATCAGACTGCGTGGCACCATAGGCCAATTGGGTTATGGGAAAGTCTCGCCCCATGATGGAAACATTGACGTGGAACAACTCAACCCAAATATCCTTGACAACATTGCGATCGCTAGAACCAGATTTGACTGGATGCTAAGACGGCTGAGGGATAACTAG
- a CDS encoding TrbI/VirB10 family protein yields MYKLKPWQSGTTLLLAFSINASTFTPIVKQDPAYAQRTLPAEITGRITAGTLIPVKYQAAQRIIVAADEPGPIPLTLIVTRNVVTSQPTLLIPSGTQIVGELVTMQEIGSAQFVAKQLVLSDGKRIPISASSRIITKTQEISNSPRLGRIIGNAALGTGAAAALAAVSGNPAISTGQVVLNSGFGSSSELLGRFRNQETVRLLSIEPDKDLTLTLNSDLILRRSAS; encoded by the coding sequence ATGTATAAGCTCAAACCTTGGCAGTCGGGAACTACTTTATTGTTAGCATTCTCAATAAATGCCAGCACCTTCACGCCCATTGTGAAACAAGATCCGGCTTATGCCCAAAGAACTTTACCGGCGGAAATAACTGGGAGAATTACAGCCGGAACTCTTATCCCAGTTAAATACCAAGCTGCACAGAGAATTATCGTTGCCGCAGACGAACCAGGGCCAATTCCCTTAACCTTAATCGTGACTCGAAACGTTGTTACCTCTCAACCAACTTTATTGATTCCATCTGGCACTCAGATCGTCGGCGAACTGGTAACAATGCAAGAAATAGGAAGCGCTCAATTTGTTGCAAAACAGTTAGTTTTAAGCGATGGTAAACGAATTCCCATAAGTGCAAGTTCCCGAATTATTACCAAAACACAAGAGATTAGCAACAGCCCCAGACTTGGTAGAATTATCGGCAATGCAGCTTTAGGTACAGGGGCGGCAGCTGCTCTAGCAGCTGTGAGCGGGAACCCAGCGATCTCTACCGGACAAGTTGTGCTAAACTCTGGCTTTGGCTCTTCTTCCGAACTGTTGGGAAGGTTCCGAAACCAGGAAACAGTTAGGCTGCTCTCGATCGAACCTGACAAGGACTTGACTTTAACCTTAAACTCCGATCTGATTTTAAGACGTTCTGCCTCATAG
- a CDS encoding GAF domain-containing sensor histidine kinase has translation MPASSEFVALCQAQVALLTQALGAALSVVYLTEELVEGEEAKLIPVVAYPNQTAVWDENDSLAFLPHGIEKLNNIPRLLSAAPQGSSMLRRSRPGVDTTGGEQRRHREGNSLVQQGQIVLPLIHEGVVMGLLVTSREDRPWNEQERIEVERIAHTMALACILDQRSQWLGQQFSQQQRLQSQQNDLLHNLLHQLRNPLTALLTFGKLLLRRLRPSDANRDIAGNILRESDRIQELLSQFDEAIDLTASQGGSLLAYPSQVSVEGEVETATAPDRANKPLLLLPEAGLMAVGTLESCSVAQILEPLLSSAYAIAQERNIKLKAEIRANLTPVRANAKALREVFSNLIDNALKYTPSGGWVYVDAGVERESPQGRLQGVAVSDTGPGIPPQDLERLFERHYRGVQARSDIPGTGLGLAIARDLVQQMQGEIEVFSPSHHSGNAGVGSTFIVWLPESSSDSFPG, from the coding sequence ATGCCTGCTTCTTCAGAATTTGTTGCTCTGTGTCAAGCACAGGTCGCATTGCTTACCCAGGCACTGGGAGCGGCTTTGAGCGTAGTCTATTTGACGGAAGAATTGGTGGAGGGAGAAGAAGCTAAACTGATTCCGGTTGTGGCTTACCCTAACCAAACTGCGGTTTGGGATGAGAATGACTCGCTGGCTTTTTTACCGCATGGGATCGAGAAGCTCAATAATATCCCCCGCTTATTATCAGCGGCACCTCAAGGCTCTTCAATGCTGCGGCGGTCTAGGCCAGGGGTAGATACAACGGGAGGCGAGCAAAGGCGTCACAGGGAAGGCAATTCTCTGGTGCAACAGGGCCAAATTGTTTTACCTCTGATCCATGAGGGGGTTGTGATGGGATTGTTGGTTACCAGTCGTGAGGATCGACCTTGGAATGAGCAGGAACGGATTGAGGTGGAAAGGATTGCTCATACGATGGCTCTAGCTTGTATTTTAGACCAACGCTCTCAGTGGCTGGGGCAGCAATTTAGCCAACAACAGCGCCTCCAGAGTCAGCAAAATGACCTTCTACATAATTTGTTGCACCAGCTTCGCAATCCGCTGACGGCTTTACTGACTTTTGGGAAGCTGTTGCTGAGGCGACTGCGACCGTCCGATGCAAACCGCGATATTGCAGGTAATATTCTTAGGGAGAGCGATCGCATCCAAGAGTTGCTCTCACAGTTCGATGAGGCGATTGATTTGACCGCAAGTCAAGGGGGATCGCTGTTAGCTTATCCTTCTCAGGTGTCGGTTGAAGGGGAGGTTGAGACTGCGACCGCTCCCGATCGGGCCAATAAACCTCTACTTTTGTTACCAGAAGCTGGGTTGATGGCGGTGGGAACTCTGGAATCCTGCTCTGTAGCGCAGATTTTAGAACCGCTGCTGTCATCGGCGTATGCGATCGCGCAAGAGCGAAATATAAAATTAAAAGCTGAAATTAGGGCTAATTTGACGCCTGTTCGAGCTAATGCCAAAGCTTTAAGAGAAGTGTTCAGCAATTTAATCGATAATGCTTTGAAATATACGCCTTCGGGGGGATGGGTTTACGTTGATGCGGGGGTAGAACGAGAATCGCCTCAAGGTCGGTTGCAGGGAGTTGCAGTGAGCGACACTGGCCCTGGCATTCCTCCCCAAGATTTAGAGCGGCTGTTTGAGCGGCATTACCGGGGAGTTCAGGCCCGATCGGATATTCCCGGTACTGGTTTGGGTTTGGCGATCGCACGAGATTTGGTGCAGCAAATGCAGGGTGAAATTGAGGTTTTCAGTCCATCTCACCACTCTGGTAATGCTGGCGTGGGGTCTACTTTTATCGTATGGTTACCAGAAAGTAGTAGCGACTCATTCCCAGGATAA
- a CDS encoding DUF3155 domain-containing protein, producing MARRRKRKSRRRQEGRRILEHVPQYSIESGLDKPVTAARKFIQAEGIVPPALLLVKRNEHTTDRYFWAEKGLFGAQYVEENHFLFPSLRELEHPNEKVAVAAQSG from the coding sequence TTGGCTAGGAGACGTAAGCGCAAAAGTCGCCGTCGCCAAGAAGGGCGTAGGATTCTTGAGCACGTGCCTCAATATAGCATCGAAAGTGGGCTGGATAAACCAGTAACGGCGGCTCGAAAATTTATTCAAGCCGAAGGAATTGTGCCACCCGCTCTACTGCTGGTTAAGCGGAACGAGCATACTACAGATCGCTACTTCTGGGCAGAAAAGGGGCTGTTTGGGGCTCAGTACGTGGAAGAAAACCATTTCCTGTTTCCCAGCTTGAGAGAGTTAGAACACCCTAACGAAAAAGTTGCAGTCGCTGCTCAAAGTGGCTGA
- a CDS encoding cofactor assembly of complex C subunit B, whose protein sequence is MTTTIIYSTLLLTLLLSVGLFFFIKASVKDRTQVVRLISEQPQEALFAQFQQYFTQRSYRVASVDAAQNQVTFVGFVRPSWFMAIFLTLLAAVGILSLVLVLSILFPNLAIVFLGLELLSPLAGVFYWQKAGRQEQVSLKFEDVLSQETQVVQSAIAVTAHRDELAALQQALGLKPGDDVKEASPLAKPVPRT, encoded by the coding sequence ATGACCACGACAATTATTTACTCGACATTGCTGCTGACGTTGTTGCTGTCGGTCGGCCTGTTTTTCTTTATCAAAGCTTCTGTCAAAGATAGGACTCAAGTAGTTAGGCTGATTTCCGAGCAGCCACAAGAAGCGCTTTTCGCTCAATTTCAGCAGTATTTTACGCAGCGTTCCTACCGGGTCGCATCTGTGGATGCGGCGCAAAACCAGGTGACTTTCGTGGGTTTTGTCCGCCCCAGCTGGTTTATGGCAATTTTCTTAACTTTGTTGGCGGCGGTGGGAATCCTGAGTCTTGTTCTGGTTTTGTCGATTTTGTTTCCCAATTTGGCGATCGTATTTCTGGGGCTAGAATTGTTGTCGCCTCTAGCTGGTGTATTTTACTGGCAAAAAGCTGGACGGCAAGAGCAGGTTTCGCTCAAGTTTGAAGATGTGCTTAGCCAGGAAACTCAAGTGGTGCAAAGTGCGATCGCTGTTACTGCTCATCGGGATGAATTGGCTGCTTTGCAACAGGCGCTGGGATTAAAACCTGGCGATGACGTTAAAGAAGCGTCTCCTTTGGCAAAGCCTGTCCCAAGGACATAG
- a CDS encoding PadR family transcriptional regulator — MKFDDIYQFFHNPPPIYLSKELAVCYVLSVLVRGESYGTELIQLIESEYPAYRLSDTVLYLALKFLEEEQAIGGYWKKVEGRGRPRRMYRIRPDWRDLSQDLARLWREYATKDDRSASDEPSQRQRDPEGSDKS, encoded by the coding sequence ATGAAATTTGACGATATTTACCAATTTTTTCACAATCCTCCTCCCATATATCTGAGCAAAGAACTAGCCGTGTGCTACGTACTTTCTGTCTTAGTACGAGGAGAATCTTATGGAACAGAACTAATCCAGCTTATAGAGAGTGAATACCCAGCCTACCGGCTTTCGGATACCGTTCTGTACCTAGCACTCAAATTTCTGGAGGAGGAACAGGCGATCGGAGGATACTGGAAAAAAGTAGAAGGACGCGGACGTCCCCGGAGGATGTATCGCATTCGTCCTGATTGGCGGGATTTATCTCAGGATTTGGCTCGTCTTTGGCGGGAGTATGCCACCAAAGACGATCGTTCGGCCTCTGATGAACCAAGTCAGCGGCAAAGAGATCCCGAAGGTAGCGACAAATCGTAA
- a CDS encoding DUF3611 family protein — protein sequence MPDQSESQSLPSTLRQIAFNFRLTGWISFWSQLVLAVVSSVVLLLFAVFSGNSSNKATNPGTGLGIFFALCGLAVLGGSIYWAFRYTRIARQLQSLNANTRPRKTDTIQVLRLGLLVNLGGMLLTLFGAYAIVGTLAARSISQPQIGLTLDTSRLISSLDMFAVQANINTIFGHFVGIVATLWLMDRVNRT from the coding sequence ATGCCAGATCAATCAGAGTCACAATCCCTTCCGTCAACACTCCGGCAAATAGCGTTCAATTTCCGTCTAACCGGCTGGATTAGCTTCTGGTCTCAGTTAGTCCTAGCTGTTGTTTCCAGCGTGGTTTTGCTGCTGTTTGCCGTCTTTAGTGGCAATAGCAGTAACAAGGCTACTAATCCCGGCACAGGGTTAGGCATTTTCTTCGCCTTGTGCGGACTTGCGGTTCTGGGCGGAAGCATTTACTGGGCCTTCCGTTACACCCGCATCGCCAGACAGCTACAATCTCTCAATGCCAACACCCGCCCTCGGAAAACAGATACAATTCAAGTCCTGCGCTTGGGATTGCTTGTGAATTTAGGCGGGATGTTATTAACTCTTTTCGGAGCCTATGCAATTGTCGGGACACTAGCGGCAAGATCGATATCCCAACCGCAAATAGGACTGACGTTAGATACCAGTCGCCTGATCAGCTCTCTGGATATGTTCGCAGTGCAGGCAAATATTAATACCATTTTCGGTCACTTTGTGGGAATTGTCGCTACACTCTGGCTGATGGATCGCGTTAACCGCACGTAG
- the serS gene encoding serine--tRNA ligase — MLDLKQIRENPQLVQDRLNSRSVGQYDIQQILELDRQQRELEKERSHLEARRNEIAKSIPKKIKDGGDPNSPEIQALRDEGNQIKATLSGLDPQEKDLKAQIEALLLALPNLPSESTPIGKSEEDNVEVRRWGDEYIPQNPNILPHWEIGEKLGILNFERAVKVAQSRFVTLIGAGAALERALISFMLDRQTKAGYLEVIPPLLVNSQSLTATNQLPKFAEESFKCESDDLWLIPTAEVPVTNLYRDEVLEASQLPIHHCAYTPCFRREAGAYGRDTRGLIRLHQFNKIELVKLVHPSTSEQEHQSLVRDAEAILQALQLPYRVMELCTADLGFGAAKCYDLEVWLPSAGKYREISSCSNFGDFQARRGSIRFKEAGKKGTQFVHTLNGSGLAVGRTMAAILENYQQPDGSIAIPQALRSYLGRDLLTGAAT, encoded by the coding sequence GTGCTAGACCTCAAACAGATACGGGAAAATCCACAACTTGTCCAAGATCGGCTCAACAGTCGCAGCGTCGGTCAGTATGACATACAGCAGATTTTAGAACTAGATCGGCAACAGCGGGAACTGGAGAAAGAGCGATCGCATCTCGAAGCCCGTCGTAACGAAATCGCCAAATCGATCCCCAAAAAAATTAAAGACGGTGGCGATCCCAACAGCCCAGAAATTCAAGCCTTGCGAGATGAGGGAAACCAAATCAAAGCGACTTTGAGCGGACTCGATCCCCAGGAAAAAGACCTCAAAGCCCAGATAGAAGCGCTACTGCTAGCATTGCCCAACTTACCTAGCGAATCCACGCCCATAGGTAAAAGTGAAGAGGACAACGTAGAAGTGCGTCGGTGGGGTGATGAATACATTCCCCAAAACCCCAATATCCTCCCTCACTGGGAAATAGGCGAAAAACTCGGCATCCTCAACTTTGAGAGAGCCGTGAAAGTTGCCCAAAGTCGCTTTGTTACTCTTATAGGAGCAGGTGCTGCCCTGGAAAGAGCGCTGATTAGCTTCATGCTCGATCGGCAAACCAAAGCTGGTTATCTAGAAGTGATCCCCCCCTTGCTAGTTAACAGCCAATCCCTCACCGCCACCAATCAGCTGCCCAAATTTGCCGAAGAAAGCTTTAAGTGCGAATCGGATGATTTGTGGTTGATTCCCACCGCCGAAGTACCCGTAACCAATCTCTACCGAGATGAAGTCCTAGAAGCATCCCAGCTACCCATCCACCACTGCGCCTATACTCCCTGTTTTCGCAGAGAAGCCGGTGCTTATGGGCGAGACACGCGGGGGCTGATCCGACTCCACCAATTTAACAAGATCGAGCTAGTTAAATTAGTTCATCCCAGCACTTCAGAGCAAGAACATCAATCCCTTGTCCGAGACGCAGAGGCGATTTTGCAAGCCTTGCAGCTGCCTTACAGAGTCATGGAACTCTGTACCGCCGATTTGGGCTTTGGTGCGGCAAAGTGCTATGACTTAGAAGTCTGGCTGCCTTCTGCTGGCAAATATCGCGAGATTTCCAGCTGTTCCAATTTTGGTGACTTCCAAGCGCGGCGGGGCAGCATTCGCTTTAAGGAAGCTGGCAAAAAAGGAACCCAGTTTGTACATACTCTCAACGGTTCTGGATTGGCTGTGGGTCGCACAATGGCGGCAATTTTGGAGAACTATCAACAACCAGACGGATCGATCGCAATACCGCAAGCCCTGCGATCGTATCTGGGGCGAGATCTGCTTACTGGTGCCGCAACCTAG
- the rseP gene encoding RIP metalloprotease RseP, whose product MSVLAAIAVLAVLILVHEAGHFMAARLQGIHANRFSLGFGPILWKYQGSETEYAIRAFPLGGFVGFPDDEPENVYPPDDPNLLRNRPILDRAIVISAGVIANLIFAYLVLVVQLGAVGIPEAKQPGILVPQIVAQVSQVNATAEAAGINPGDLIWVDGQKFEFSINEKNSQSELLATTSGQPTKLVVTRNNEPIELSVTPQTGGYMGIQLSPSVAAAAGIKPGDVILAANGQNFGRSLKEEAVLRELIRSSSGKSIQFTIQRGDRKLSLSASPQPGPDGESRIGISLAPNGPKGNPVVYRRPQNVFEIFSLAAEDFQRIVILTAQGFWQLISNFKETAHQVAGPVKIVQIGASIAQSDITKLFQFAALISINLAIINILPLPALDGGQLAFLLIEGIRGKPLPTKIQDGVMQTGLMLLLGLGIFLIVRDTANLEGVQKFFR is encoded by the coding sequence ATGTCAGTTTTGGCGGCGATCGCAGTCTTGGCGGTTTTGATTTTAGTACACGAAGCTGGCCATTTTATGGCCGCTCGTCTTCAGGGCATTCACGCCAATCGTTTCTCCCTTGGTTTTGGCCCGATCCTGTGGAAATATCAGGGATCGGAAACCGAGTACGCCATCCGGGCTTTTCCCTTGGGTGGATTTGTTGGCTTTCCCGATGATGAACCCGAAAACGTTTATCCCCCCGACGATCCCAACTTGCTACGCAATCGTCCCATTCTAGATCGGGCGATCGTAATTAGCGCTGGCGTCATCGCCAATCTGATCTTTGCCTACTTAGTCCTGGTGGTGCAGCTTGGTGCAGTAGGAATACCGGAAGCGAAGCAACCGGGAATTTTGGTTCCCCAGATTGTTGCACAAGTAAGTCAAGTGAATGCCACGGCTGAAGCAGCAGGCATTAATCCAGGCGACTTAATTTGGGTTGACGGTCAAAAGTTTGAATTCTCTATCAACGAGAAAAACTCTCAGAGTGAATTACTCGCAACTACTTCGGGCCAGCCAACTAAGCTCGTTGTGACTCGCAATAACGAGCCAATCGAGTTGTCCGTGACGCCTCAAACCGGCGGCTACATGGGTATCCAGCTTTCTCCCAGTGTGGCAGCAGCAGCAGGGATAAAACCTGGGGACGTAATTTTGGCAGCGAACGGCCAAAATTTTGGTCGTTCCCTTAAAGAAGAAGCCGTTTTAAGAGAACTAATTAGAAGTAGTTCCGGCAAGTCAATTCAGTTTACTATTCAGCGTGGCGATCGAAAACTATCCCTCAGCGCCAGTCCTCAGCCTGGGCCCGATGGTGAATCCCGGATCGGCATCTCCCTTGCACCCAACGGCCCCAAGGGGAACCCAGTGGTGTACCGTCGCCCCCAAAATGTTTTCGAGATTTTTAGCCTTGCCGCTGAAGACTTCCAGCGGATTGTGATTTTGACCGCTCAAGGCTTTTGGCAGCTGATTAGCAACTTTAAAGAAACAGCTCACCAAGTGGCTGGGCCGGTCAAAATTGTCCAGATTGGTGCCAGTATTGCCCAATCTGACATCACAAAACTGTTTCAGTTTGCCGCTTTAATTAGCATCAACCTTGCCATAATCAACATCTTGCCCCTACCGGCGCTTGATGGCGGTCAACTTGCTTTTCTACTGATTGAAGGCATTCGCGGTAAGCCATTGCCAACTAAAATCCAGGACGGGGTGATGCAGACTGGGTTGATGCTATTATTAGGACTTGGAATTTTTCTGATCGTCAGAGACACCGCAAATTTGGAAGGAGTTCAAAAGTTCTTCCGGTGA
- the nth gene encoding endonuclease III: MSITRKWAAKQQRAIEILIRLKRLYPEATCTLNYETPVQLLVATILSAQCTDDRVNQVTPALFAQFPDAPAMAGADIQELEKLVRSTGFYRNKAKNIQGACLKIVEKFGGKVPKRMEELLELSGVARKTANVVLAHAYGINQGVTVDTHVKRLSYRLGLTEETDPVRVERDLIRLLPQPDWENWSIRLIYHGRAVCTARNPKCDACELADLCPAANLPQIHSSKVTTLKSSGIKSAAKS, translated from the coding sequence GTGAGCATTACCCGTAAATGGGCTGCTAAGCAGCAACGTGCCATAGAAATTCTGATTCGCTTAAAGCGACTTTATCCAGAGGCAACCTGCACGCTCAACTACGAGACACCAGTGCAACTTCTGGTGGCAACTATTCTCTCGGCTCAATGTACGGACGATCGCGTAAATCAGGTCACACCCGCTTTGTTTGCCCAGTTTCCCGATGCCCCAGCAATGGCTGGGGCTGATATCCAAGAGTTAGAGAAATTAGTGCGTTCCACCGGCTTTTATCGCAATAAAGCCAAAAATATCCAAGGTGCCTGCCTCAAAATTGTCGAAAAATTTGGTGGCAAAGTGCCAAAGCGCATGGAAGAGTTGCTGGAATTGTCGGGAGTAGCCCGTAAAACGGCTAACGTTGTATTGGCGCACGCTTACGGGATCAATCAGGGTGTCACTGTGGACACTCATGTGAAGCGCCTCAGCTACCGTCTGGGTTTGACAGAAGAAACAGATCCCGTCCGGGTGGAGCGAGATTTAATCCGACTCTTGCCCCAGCCTGATTGGGAGAATTGGTCAATCCGCCTCATTTACCACGGTCGCGCTGTTTGTACGGCCAGGAATCCTAAGTGTGACGCTTGTGAACTTGCTGACCTCTGCCCTGCTGCCAATCTACCTCAGATCCACTCCTCCAAAGTCACTACGCTCAAATCCTCTGGAATCAAATCAGCTGCTAAAAGTTAG